One genomic segment of Esox lucius isolate fEsoLuc1 chromosome 15, fEsoLuc1.pri, whole genome shotgun sequence includes these proteins:
- the apopt1 gene encoding apoptogenic protein 1, mitochondrial (The RefSeq protein has 1 substitution compared to this genomic sequence), with protein MTLKTTVYFLRKSLCHDMRCISENVRRCCSNQPNKRDHSFKRSPFVPPADSKHDWIGPPHRLSNLRPIIYQIPENETELEKQLRILRQETEDWNHAFWTNQNITFNKSKEAFILSQLKEKGMTEKDEKGRKRSLHSEEMAVFYKHFLDENCIRHNNYNKEWYRRNFTITLLMGRVAFHKLWRMFAEKAG; from the exons ATGACTCTGAAAACGACAGTATACTTTCTCCGGAAGTCACTATGCCATGATATGCGGTGCATATCAGAGAACGTCCGCCGATGCTGTTCAAATCAACCAAACAAGCGAGATCATTCATTTAAG AGATCACCGTTCGTCCCACCTGCTGATTCTAAACATGATTGGATTGGCCCCCCGCACAGACTGTCAAACCTGCGGCCAATCATATACCAAATCCCTGAAAATGAGACTGAATTGGAGAAGCAGCTTAGAATCTTGAGGCAAGAGACGGAAGATTGGAACCATGCATTTTGGACTAATCAAAATATCACCTTCAACAAG tCAAAGGAAGCCTTCATCCTCTCACAACTGAAGGAGAAAGGAATGACTGAGAAAGATGAGAAAG GAAGAAAAAGGACTTTACATAGCGAAGAAATGGCAGTCTTTTACAAACATTTCCTGGATGAAAACTGCATTAGgcataacaattacaataa GGAGTGGTACAGACGCAACTTCACCATCACTTTGCTTATGGGCAGGGTGGCGTTCCACAAACTCTGGAGAATGTTTGCTGAGAAAGCAGGTTGA